Proteins encoded within one genomic window of Companilactobacillus sp.:
- a CDS encoding cation:proton antiporter: protein MTLMISTFILVLAAVISMFISQIFPKISVSYIAMIAGGIISFFPMMGDRSDSFSSELFIGLVVAPLLFFEGQATPLNSVGKEIRHIIQTAVILVVVCMIVSGFGVALVGGIALPLAFILAAVATPTDATAMDSVTNGLKVPQNEGTFLKMESLFNDATGIILLNMAILWYVNGYINYGETLIDFLISAVGGVLFGFAVAWVMVMFRQILMRTSYNSLNAQMFLYVMTPFVLYFFSEQIHVSGIIAVVCAGLVHNAEAQRSKLLNASQIHLGFDLISLITEIFNSIVFVILGFMFVRIMETERLSLNSLNWVLIGFTIYVIDVLVRYIYGRIRLKFSNRSAWIFSLGGVHGAVTLALAYTLAEFHVKSGDFNLVLMAACVLIILSLLVPTFAFRFILDKDVTDEDADKELDKIRVEMVHRALAAVDKMYLPDRVKKSVKFDLMTQKQRTRARDFTRAWLEVVRHPEFTGPEKELEMRAFMNALSVERDYLDIISQSEVKYQNYVLQLYNEVLLAETLIIEPNTVAPEQEEKTED, encoded by the coding sequence TTGACTCTGATGATCTCGACTTTCATCTTAGTTTTAGCAGCCGTTATTAGTATGTTCATATCGCAAATATTTCCAAAAATTTCTGTCAGTTATATTGCGATGATTGCCGGAGGGATTATTTCGTTTTTTCCAATGATGGGCGATCGATCTGATTCATTTAGCTCGGAATTATTCATCGGGTTAGTGGTTGCTCCGTTGCTGTTTTTTGAGGGGCAGGCAACGCCGTTAAATTCCGTAGGTAAGGAAATTCGCCACATTATTCAAACAGCGGTCATTTTAGTGGTAGTTTGTATGATCGTTTCTGGATTTGGCGTGGCACTAGTCGGGGGAATTGCGTTGCCACTAGCATTCATCCTTGCTGCTGTCGCAACTCCGACCGATGCGACCGCTATGGATTCAGTCACGAACGGTTTAAAAGTGCCACAAAACGAAGGCACCTTTTTAAAAATGGAATCGTTGTTCAATGATGCTACAGGTATTATTTTATTGAATATGGCTATCCTTTGGTATGTAAATGGCTACATCAATTATGGAGAGACTTTGATCGACTTTCTCATTTCAGCCGTCGGCGGAGTCTTATTTGGATTTGCTGTCGCTTGGGTCATGGTGATGTTTAGACAAATTTTGATGCGGACATCGTACAACTCATTGAATGCACAAATGTTCTTGTATGTAATGACGCCATTTGTTTTATATTTCTTTTCAGAACAGATCCACGTTTCCGGAATCATTGCAGTCGTCTGTGCTGGATTAGTCCACAATGCTGAAGCACAGCGCAGTAAATTATTGAACGCCTCACAAATTCATTTAGGCTTTGACCTTATCTCACTGATTACCGAAATTTTTAACAGTATTGTTTTTGTTATTTTAGGATTTATGTTTGTTCGGATCATGGAAACAGAACGACTTAGTCTTAATTCACTCAACTGGGTCCTAATTGGTTTCACAATTTATGTGATCGACGTGTTGGTCAGATATATTTATGGAAGAATACGTTTGAAGTTCAGTAATCGCTCTGCTTGGATATTTTCGCTTGGTGGAGTCCATGGAGCAGTCACACTTGCATTGGCATATACGTTGGCAGAATTTCATGTTAAGAGTGGAGATTTTAATCTTGTCTTGATGGCTGCCTGCGTTTTGATCATTTTGAGCTTGTTAGTTCCTACCTTTGCCTTTCGCTTTATCTTGGATAAAGACGTTACTGATGAAGACGCGGATAAAGAACTTGATAAAATTCGAGTCGAGATGGTCCATAGGGCTCTCGCTGCTGTCGATAAGATGTATTTACCCGACCGTGTCAAAAAGTCCGTTAAATTTGATTTAATGACCCAAAAGCAGCGGACTAGGGCACGAGACTTTACGCGAGCTTGGCTTGAAGTAGTTCGACATCCAGAATTCACTGGACCGGAAAAAGAACTGGAAATGCGTGCCTTCATGAACGCTTTGTCAGTCGAGAGAGACTACTTAGATATAATCTCCCAGAGTGAAGTAAAGTATCAAAACTACGTCTTGCAACTGTATAACGAAGTGCTGTTGGCGGAGACACTGATCATCGAGCCAAATACCGTTGCTCCAGAACAGGAAGAAAAGACTGAGGATTAA
- a CDS encoding NAD-dependent succinate-semialdehyde dehydrogenase, with the protein MAYKTVNPYNNELVKEYPNATSEEIEKALSTGYALYKKWYNEPVESRAATLHKIADLLRKNEDELAKIATIDMGKLYGESKGEVELCAIIADYYADHGAEMLKPTPISSRNTGDAEILHQATGVLMMVEPWNFPYYQIMRVFAPNFMVGNPMVLKHASNTPGSAAAFEKVVQDAGAPDGSLTNLFASYDQVSDIIADPRVQGVALTGSKRGGQSVAENAGKNLKKNSMELGGSDAFVVLSDADVDKAVDLAWRVRIYNAGQVCTSDKRFIVADNLYDEFLKKLKANFEKLVPGDPMDPKTTIAPMNSKRAKEKLQGQIDKAVAGGAKVYYGNEPIDLPGQFLQPIILTDIDKDNPEFYDEMFGPVAQVFKVGSDEEAIELANDSELGLGGIVVSEDPQHGKAVAEKIETGMVFVNSFLVSLPELPFGGVKGSGYGREMSALGLTAFTNEKLVVTAQDPDWKNPAGGLAVFGGK; encoded by the coding sequence ATGGCTTATAAGACAGTTAATCCTTATAACAACGAACTTGTAAAGGAATACCCAAATGCAACTTCCGAAGAAATCGAAAAGGCTTTGAGTACAGGATACGCATTATATAAAAAATGGTATAACGAACCAGTTGAAAGTCGTGCAGCAACCCTACATAAAATTGCTGATTTATTGAGAAAAAATGAAGACGAATTAGCTAAAATTGCCACGATCGACATGGGTAAATTATATGGAGAATCAAAAGGCGAAGTTGAACTTTGTGCTATTATTGCGGACTACTACGCAGATCATGGCGCAGAAATGTTGAAACCAACGCCAATTTCTAGTCGCAATACAGGTGATGCTGAGATCTTGCACCAAGCTACTGGTGTCTTGATGATGGTTGAACCTTGGAACTTCCCTTATTATCAAATCATGCGTGTGTTTGCACCTAACTTCATGGTTGGTAATCCAATGGTCTTGAAGCATGCATCAAACACTCCAGGATCAGCTGCAGCTTTTGAAAAAGTTGTTCAAGATGCTGGTGCTCCAGATGGTTCGTTAACTAACTTGTTCGCTAGTTACGATCAAGTATCTGATATTATTGCTGATCCACGTGTTCAAGGCGTAGCTTTGACAGGTTCAAAACGTGGTGGTCAATCAGTTGCTGAAAATGCTGGTAAAAATTTGAAGAAGAACTCAATGGAGCTCGGTGGTTCTGATGCCTTTGTTGTCTTATCTGACGCTGATGTTGACAAGGCTGTTGATCTAGCTTGGAGAGTTCGTATCTACAATGCTGGACAAGTATGTACTTCAGATAAGAGATTCATCGTTGCCGACAACTTGTACGACGAATTTTTGAAGAAGTTGAAGGCTAACTTTGAAAAGTTGGTCCCAGGCGACCCAATGGATCCTAAGACAACTATCGCTCCAATGAACTCAAAACGTGCCAAAGAGAAGTTGCAAGGACAAATTGACAAAGCCGTTGCCGGTGGTGCTAAAGTTTACTATGGTAACGAACCAATCGACTTGCCAGGACAATTCTTACAACCAATAATTTTGACTGATATCGACAAAGATAACCCTGAATTTTACGATGAAATGTTTGGACCAGTTGCCCAAGTATTCAAAGTAGGTTCTGATGAGGAAGCCATCGAATTGGCTAACGATTCAGAATTAGGTTTAGGTGGAATCGTTGTTTCTGAAGACCCACAACACGGTAAAGCCGTTGCTGAAAAAATCGAAACAGGTATGGTCTTTGTAAACTCGTTCTTAGTATCATTGCCAGAATTGCCATTCGGTGGTGTAAAGGGTTCAGGTTATGGACGTGAAATGAGTGCTCTAGGCCTCACTGCCTTTACAAATGAAAAACTAGTCGTAACAGCCCAAGACCCAGACTGGAAGAATCCAGCCGGTGGACTAGCAGTATTTGGCGGCAAGTAA
- a CDS encoding aldo/keto reductase, whose protein sequence is MIESLQDRVKLNNGTSIPGLGLGVFQIENDDTADVVKTAIENGYRLIDTAHIYGNETATGEGIKAGLKSTGLKREDLFVTSKVWNDHLTYDETIAAYNESLEKLQLDYLDLYLIHWPGNDAYEDSYKALEKLYKDGKIKAIGVSNFEVHHLENLLSFAEVVPVLNQVELHPRLAQKELRAYAAEHDIKIQAWSPLMQGKLLQDEIILEIAQKHGKSAAQVILRWDIQQDILLNVKSVHQQRMIDNADVFDFSLDSEDMKKLNGMDESLRVGPDPDEYDFD, encoded by the coding sequence ATGATCGAATCATTACAAGACAGAGTTAAGTTAAATAACGGAACAAGTATTCCAGGATTAGGGTTAGGCGTTTTTCAAATCGAAAATGACGATACAGCAGATGTCGTTAAGACGGCGATCGAAAATGGCTACCGCTTGATTGATACGGCCCATATTTATGGAAATGAAACTGCCACAGGCGAAGGTATTAAAGCTGGTTTAAAATCAACAGGACTGAAGCGAGAAGATCTATTTGTAACATCTAAGGTGTGGAATGATCACCTCACATACGATGAAACGATCGCAGCCTATAACGAAAGTTTGGAAAAACTCCAACTTGATTATTTGGACTTATATTTGATTCATTGGCCAGGAAACGATGCTTATGAAGATTCATATAAGGCTTTAGAAAAATTGTATAAGGATGGAAAAATCAAGGCTATCGGCGTCAGCAATTTTGAAGTTCATCACCTGGAAAACTTGTTGTCATTTGCTGAAGTAGTCCCAGTTTTGAATCAAGTGGAATTACATCCTAGGTTGGCTCAAAAAGAATTGCGTGCATATGCCGCTGAACACGATATTAAGATCCAAGCTTGGTCACCATTAATGCAGGGCAAGCTTTTACAGGATGAAATAATTTTGGAAATTGCCCAAAAGCATGGTAAGTCAGCTGCCCAAGTGATCTTACGTTGGGATATTCAACAAGATATTTTATTGAACGTTAAGTCAGTCCATCAACAAAGAATGATCGATAATGCTGATGTGTTTGACTTTAGCTTGGATTCTGAAGATATGAAGAAGCTGAATGGGATGGATGAGTCGCTTCGAGTTGGCCCCGACCCAGACGAATACGACTTTGATTAG
- a CDS encoding winged helix-turn-helix transcriptional regulator, producing MTRKTYNIGVEMTMEVMGGKWKPVILCHLRHGAKRPSDLKRLIPDISQKMLTQELRELEKIHIIDRKVYNQVPPKVVYSLSDYGETLGPVLDSLCTWGTNHINNLQKAGYDITLREE from the coding sequence TTGACTAGAAAAACATACAACATCGGCGTAGAGATGACGATGGAAGTCATGGGTGGAAAATGGAAACCAGTCATCCTCTGCCACTTACGCCACGGAGCAAAACGCCCCAGCGACCTAAAAAGATTGATCCCTGACATCAGTCAAAAAATGTTGACTCAAGAATTACGGGAATTGGAAAAGATCCATATTATTGACCGTAAAGTTTACAACCAAGTCCCACCCAAAGTAGTCTACTCACTGAGCGATTATGGAGAAACTTTAGGACCAGTACTCGACAGCCTCTGTACTTGGGGAACAAACCATATTAATAATTTGCAAAAAGCTGGTTACGATATAACTTTGCGCGAAGAATAA
- a CDS encoding PhzF family isomerase, with protein sequence MTKKYHVYQIDSFTKNIFSGNPAGVVTNADGLTDQQMQQIARELNNSETAFVLPASDPLADIQVRFFTPTTEVPICGHATIAAHYALATENNWDTRKTIQQTKAGNVPVNVIKQDDGYKVIMTQGKIEISQPLDLPIQYQIIDALGLSVAQMNRFCPIEIASTGHSKVMVGINSLDDLNKLEPDLDKLSKISQEIKCNGFYAFTVDPNETPLIHGRMFAPAIGVNEDPVTGNANGPLGAYLVQNQVVPVKNRRSFGFQIAQGEKINRPGSMVVRVSIDNGRPTKVKIIGDAVIAFSTEIEL encoded by the coding sequence ATGACCAAAAAATATCACGTCTATCAAATCGATTCTTTCACTAAAAATATTTTTTCAGGCAATCCGGCTGGTGTCGTCACCAACGCTGACGGTTTAACTGACCAACAAATGCAGCAGATTGCTCGTGAATTGAATAATTCAGAAACTGCTTTTGTCTTGCCAGCGTCTGACCCCTTAGCTGACATCCAAGTTCGTTTTTTTACGCCAACGACTGAGGTTCCAATCTGCGGTCACGCTACGATTGCAGCTCATTATGCTTTGGCCACTGAAAATAATTGGGATACTCGAAAAACTATTCAACAAACTAAAGCTGGAAACGTCCCCGTAAATGTTATCAAGCAAGATGATGGCTACAAAGTCATCATGACTCAGGGAAAAATTGAGATCAGCCAGCCACTAGATCTGCCAATCCAATACCAGATCATTGATGCCTTGGGATTATCAGTTGCCCAAATGAATCGCTTCTGTCCAATTGAAATTGCCTCCACAGGACACTCGAAAGTTATGGTCGGGATCAATAGTCTTGACGACTTAAACAAGCTTGAGCCTGATTTAGACAAATTGTCCAAAATCAGCCAAGAAATAAAATGCAATGGTTTTTATGCTTTCACCGTTGACCCAAATGAAACACCCTTAATACACGGCCGAATGTTTGCACCTGCTATTGGCGTCAATGAAGATCCCGTAACGGGTAACGCCAACGGACCGTTAGGAGCCTACCTAGTTCAAAATCAAGTTGTTCCTGTAAAAAATCGACGTTCGTTTGGTTTTCAAATTGCACAGGGTGAAAAAATCAACCGTCCTGGTTCAATGGTCGTCCGTGTTTCAATCGATAACGGTCGGCCTACTAAAGTTAAAATCATTGGTGATGCTGTCATCGCATTTTCAACTGAAATAGAGTTGTAA
- the mmuM gene encoding homocysteine S-methyltransferase: protein MADLISENLQNRSGLVIDGAMATELEKYGVDTDNDLWSATALIENPEAITAVHKSYFQAGADVAITNTYQANVDKFIKMGLSKKASKNLIVKAVDLAVKARDDYYGSLNKEQRDKRAKYPLIAGSVGPYGAYLADGSEYRGDYDLSEKEYMDFHRSRMELINQAGVDLFAFETMPNFSETKALVDLLKLEFPDQHAWLSFSIKDEKTLCDGTPLQSAVKYFNVFDQISAVGVNCTTLENIEGSVKTIRAVTDKPIVVYPNNGDIYDPKTKTWTPNPQSDTFSNLVPKWMAAGAQLIGGCCRTTPKDIKEIAQIINEK from the coding sequence ATGGCTGATTTAATTTCAGAAAATCTACAAAATAGATCTGGACTGGTGATCGATGGTGCGATGGCTACAGAACTAGAGAAATATGGTGTTGATACTGATAACGACCTTTGGTCGGCAACTGCCCTGATTGAAAATCCTGAGGCAATTACAGCCGTTCACAAAAGTTATTTTCAAGCTGGTGCTGATGTAGCAATCACCAATACCTATCAAGCAAATGTCGACAAGTTTATTAAAATGGGCTTGAGTAAAAAAGCTAGCAAGAATTTGATCGTTAAAGCAGTTGATTTAGCAGTTAAAGCTCGAGACGACTATTATGGAAGTTTAAATAAGGAACAAAGAGATAAAAGAGCAAAATATCCATTGATTGCTGGAAGCGTTGGACCTTATGGTGCTTATTTAGCTGACGGCAGCGAATATCGGGGCGATTATGACCTGAGTGAAAAAGAATATATGGACTTTCATCGTTCAAGAATGGAACTGATAAACCAAGCTGGCGTCGACTTATTTGCCTTCGAGACAATGCCTAATTTTTCCGAAACTAAGGCCTTAGTGGATTTGCTGAAATTGGAATTTCCTGACCAACATGCATGGCTTTCATTTAGTATCAAGGATGAAAAGACACTCTGCGATGGCACGCCATTGCAATCAGCGGTGAAGTACTTCAATGTTTTTGATCAAATCTCTGCCGTAGGAGTTAACTGTACGACTTTAGAGAACATTGAAGGTTCTGTTAAGACGATCAGAGCAGTCACCGACAAGCCAATTGTGGTTTATCCTAACAATGGTGACATTTATGATCCTAAAACCAAAACTTGGACACCGAATCCACAATCGGATACATTTAGCAATTTAGTCCCAAAGTGGATGGCAGCTGGTGCACAACTGATCGGAGGATGTTGTCGAACAACGCCAAAAGATATCAAAGAGATCGCCCAAATAATAAATGAAAAATAG
- a CDS encoding amino acid permease, whose amino-acid sequence MGNENKEHVSLKRNMESRHLLMISLGGVIGTGLFLSSGYTIHEAGPIGTILAYAIGAIVVYLVMLCLGELSVAMPETGSFHVYADKYIGPGTGFTVAILYWLTWTVALGSEFTAAGLIMQQWFPHSPTWAWSALFMIVIFVSNALSVKFFAETEFWFSSIKVIAIVLFIVVGFLAIFGAIHIKGYSHAPMFTNLYKDGIFPNGFKAVFTTMLTVNFAFSGTELIGVTAGETKDPAKNIPRAIHTTLLRLVIFFIGSIVVMSSLIPWQKAGVDQSPFVLVFKSIGLPFAGDLMNFVVLTAILSAANSGLYASTRMLWSLAHEGMIPLKYAKTNRRGVPMIALCLSMLGGILALVSSVVAASTVYLVLVSISGLAVVIVWMAIALSEINFRRQFVKSGHKVSELKFKTPWYPVVPWAAFIMSFLSCVLIIFDPNQRTALFYMIPFLLLCYGVYYGKEYLKRRQQVQE is encoded by the coding sequence ATGGGGAACGAAAATAAAGAACATGTTAGTTTAAAAAGAAATATGGAATCGCGCCACCTATTAATGATCTCCTTAGGTGGAGTTATCGGAACCGGGCTATTTCTAAGCTCCGGATATACCATTCATGAAGCTGGTCCGATCGGGACGATCCTCGCCTATGCCATCGGTGCCATTGTAGTCTATTTAGTAATGTTGTGTTTAGGAGAGCTCTCGGTAGCAATGCCAGAAACTGGCTCGTTTCATGTCTATGCTGATAAATATATCGGACCAGGCACTGGATTCACGGTTGCCATTCTCTATTGGCTGACCTGGACGGTGGCTTTGGGTTCGGAATTTACCGCTGCCGGATTAATCATGCAGCAGTGGTTCCCGCACTCGCCTACTTGGGCTTGGAGCGCACTGTTTATGATCGTGATCTTTGTCTCCAACGCCCTCTCAGTAAAATTTTTTGCTGAAACAGAATTTTGGTTTTCAAGCATCAAAGTTATCGCCATCGTATTATTCATTGTCGTAGGATTTTTAGCAATCTTTGGCGCTATTCACATCAAAGGCTATTCTCACGCACCAATGTTTACTAACCTATATAAAGATGGAATTTTTCCAAATGGTTTCAAAGCTGTTTTCACTACTATGCTGACCGTTAACTTTGCCTTTTCAGGAACTGAGTTAATTGGCGTTACAGCTGGTGAAACTAAGGATCCTGCTAAGAACATCCCTCGAGCAATCCACACGACGCTTTTACGACTAGTCATCTTCTTTATCGGAAGTATCGTGGTCATGTCATCGCTGATTCCTTGGCAAAAAGCCGGAGTTGACCAAAGCCCATTTGTTCTAGTCTTTAAGAGTATTGGCTTGCCATTTGCTGGGGACTTAATGAATTTCGTTGTTTTAACGGCCATCCTTTCTGCCGCAAACTCTGGACTCTACGCTTCAACCAGAATGCTCTGGTCGCTGGCTCACGAAGGTATGATCCCTTTGAAATATGCCAAAACCAATCGTCGTGGCGTCCCAATGATTGCTCTCTGCTTGAGCATGCTAGGTGGAATTCTCGCCTTAGTATCAAGTGTGGTCGCCGCCTCAACAGTATACCTAGTTCTAGTGTCGATTTCGGGACTAGCTGTTGTCATCGTCTGGATGGCAATCGCCTTATCCGAGATCAACTTCAGACGTCAATTCGTCAAATCAGGACACAAAGTATCAGAACTAAAATTCAAGACTCCATGGTATCCAGTCGTACCTTGGGCAGCATTTATCATGAGTTTCTTATCCTGCGTCTTGATAATTTTTGATCCAAACCAACGCACGGCACTGTTCTATATGATTCCATTCTTGCTTCTCTGTTATGGAGTTTATTACGGAAAGGAATACTTAAAACGTCGTCAACAAGTCCAAGAATAG
- a CDS encoding aldo/keto reductase encodes MDKEITLNNGIEMPTLGFGVFQIPDFDECKKSVLEALNNGYRLIDTAAAYLNERAVGEAIKESGVDRKDIFVTTKLWVQDAGYENTQKAIEASLSRLGLDYIDLYLIHQPLGDVYGSWRAMEDAYKAGKLKALGVANFENDRLQDLMMHNEIKPTVDQIELHPFFAQSERVQWLLDNDIVPEAWGPFAEGKKGIFTNPTIKEIADEYNKTNGQVILRWLNQRNIVVIPKSVHEARIIENSQIFDFNLTDEEMKQMSTLDDGVSLFGNMHDPATVKQLGGATFNIN; translated from the coding sequence ATGGATAAAGAAATTACTTTGAATAATGGAATTGAAATGCCCACTTTAGGATTCGGAGTCTTTCAAATTCCTGATTTTGATGAATGTAAAAAGTCCGTTTTAGAGGCTTTGAATAATGGCTATCGTTTGATCGATACAGCCGCAGCATATTTGAATGAACGCGCAGTTGGCGAAGCTATTAAAGAGAGCGGCGTTGACCGTAAGGATATATTTGTAACAACCAAGCTTTGGGTTCAAGATGCTGGTTATGAGAATACTCAAAAAGCAATTGAGGCTTCATTATCAAGGTTAGGTTTGGATTATATCGACCTATATTTGATCCACCAACCACTTGGTGATGTTTATGGTTCATGGAGAGCCATGGAAGATGCCTATAAGGCTGGCAAGTTAAAAGCTTTGGGTGTTGCTAATTTTGAAAACGATCGCCTACAAGATTTGATGATGCACAACGAAATCAAACCAACTGTTGATCAAATTGAATTACATCCATTTTTTGCTCAATCAGAACGAGTTCAATGGTTATTGGATAACGATATTGTCCCTGAAGCTTGGGGACCATTTGCTGAAGGCAAGAAAGGGATTTTTACCAATCCCACGATTAAAGAAATTGCTGATGAATACAATAAAACTAATGGACAAGTTATTTTAAGATGGTTGAATCAACGAAATATTGTTGTGATACCTAAGTCTGTCCACGAAGCTAGGATCATTGAGAATTCACAAATTTTTGACTTTAATTTAACTGACGAAGAAATGAAACAAATGAGTACTTTAGATGATGGAGTAAGTTTATTTGGAAATATGCATGATCCAGCTACTGTTAAACAATTAGGTGGAGCAACTTTTAATATCAATTAG